TCATGTAGTTCTGGATTCCCTCGCCATACACCAGGGATGCGCGGATCGTATCTTTCTCGAGCTTGTAGTTGGTGCTGATGTTGATACCCCAGCCGTTAGCGCTTCCCGTGAGGTCGAACCGATCGTCGTTCAGGTCTTCCCACTCGATTCGGCGGTACATTCCCGCTACCTGGAGGTGGCCCCATTCGCCCGTTCTCCGGACGTGACCCGAGAGGTCCGGCAGCGGGAAATGAGGATCGATACCTTCGAGCTCGATGCGGTTCGCGTACACGCCCTGGTCGGCGCTGGCTCCCGGCCTCTCGATTCCAATGACGATGCTGGTCTCACCCTGGAGCGGCATGAAGCGCACGTGAACGTTCCGGAAGAACACCATCCCGTTCGGGCCCCAGTACTCGATGGAGTTGGGGAAGACGTCGATATCCATGAAAGGGCTCCAATACTGGCCCGCCCCGAACCGGCCCACCTCTCCATAGGCATGGCGAAGCCGGAACGTCGTCTGCCCCGCGTCCACCCCCGTTCCGAAGAGCTCGAACTCGAACGTCGTCCGGAGCTCGCCCAGATCGGTGGGAAAGTAGTTCTTCACTCCGAGGCGAGTCTGCCGCACGCTGGCGAACCAGTTGCCTTCGGCACCGAATTCGTTCTCGAAGGCGGGAAGCTTGACCGGCCGCACCACGTCGAACCAGTCGGGATCGTTCGCCCCCGACTGGTAGCCGGTATCCAACATGATGAAGCCGTAGATGTCCATCCGCGGCTTCGGCTCGTCTTGCTGAGCCGGTTGAGATTCCGCTTTCGCATCTTCTGCGCGGGCGCTGGCGGCACCGGCGATCGCCAGCAACGCGACGAGAAGTCCTGATGATTTCCAGCAGCTCATTTCACGTTGTCCCTTTCCCAGGCCCTCACTCTTCGCCTGGCTTCGTCGAACAGTCTCTCGTAGTTCCCCTTGCGCAGCTTCTCGCTTGCCTCGGGCGAGAGTTGCGCGAACAACGGTGCGTACATGCCGAAGACCTTCAGGTATTTCTCTTGAACCTGCGGCGCCACTTCATCGGTTCCGAAGAGAAATCGATCGGGGTAGCGATTGATGACGTCGGCGGTTCTCTTCGTCGCCTCCGGAGTCGCCGTGGCGTACTTGGCGACCTCGTCCCACGAAATGTCCATGTACACGTGGCTCAGAGCGGGATCGGTGCACACCTTCTCGACGATCGCCGCCTGCTCCGCGTGAGGTCGGACGATCCGGCCGAGGCCGATGTGGGCCCAGATGATCGTGGTATTCGGGTGGCGCGCGAACAGGGCCTTCATCTGCGCGAGCAGGTACGGCTCCTGGCCCGCCCGTGGAAACGGCATGTCGATGTCGTTATGGAGGATCACCACGAGACCGACTTCACCGGCGAAGTCGAGGACGCGGTCGAGCGCCGGGTTCGTGAGGCTCGCGGTCTCGCCGGCGATTTTCGCCGAGACGAACTCCTTGTGGATGGTGAACTCCCCGATGCCAGAGAAGACTCCGGGAAACGTCTCGAGCACCCGGCGGATGTGGTCGGCAG
The Vicinamibacteria bacterium genome window above contains:
- a CDS encoding amidohydrolase family protein is translated as MSRLERATLSLVLAAFGVAPARAQTAYEFHDAHFHLTNYIQEGTEMSDFLKIMGDKVGRSTIFGIPLQQQWSYANTGDFAPVYYLQTDAPLYYYSFTDAYIAMAYRSLSTEDRARLDPMITGFNPADMYAADHIRRVLETFPGVFSGIGEFTIHKEFVSAKIAGETASLTNPALDRVLDFAGEVGLVVILHNDIDMPFPRAGQEPYLLAQMKALFARHPNTTIIWAHIGLGRIVRPHAEQAAIVEKVCTDPALSHVYMDISWDEVAKYATATPEATKRTADVINRYPDRFLFGTDEVAPQVQEKYLKVFGMYAPLFAQLSPEASEKLRKGNYERLFDEARRRVRAWERDNVK
- a CDS encoding DcaP family trimeric outer membrane transporter, with the protein product MSCWKSSGLLVALLAIAGAASARAEDAKAESQPAQQDEPKPRMDIYGFIMLDTGYQSGANDPDWFDVVRPVKLPAFENEFGAEGNWFASVRQTRLGVKNYFPTDLGELRTTFEFELFGTGVDAGQTTFRLRHAYGEVGRFGAGQYWSPFMDIDVFPNSIEYWGPNGMVFFRNVHVRFMPLQGETSIVIGIERPGASADQGVYANRIELEGIDPHFPLPDLSGHVRRTGEWGHLQVAGMYRRIEWEDLNDDRFDLTGSANGWGINISTNYKLEKDTIRASLVYGEGIQNYMNDAPVDIGIQNNFSDPVTPIVGKALPLLGLVLFYDRTWNDKWTSSFGYSLLDIDNTDGQAANAFRTGHYALGNLLYYPAPNFFVGGELQWGRRENFSDGWSYDDVRFQFSAKYNFSHRLGGQ